One genomic window of Halorhabdus sp. CBA1104 includes the following:
- a CDS encoding pyruvate ferredoxin oxidoreductase produces MAKAEQNPSDEQEVMKGTSAVAKGVMAADPDVVSAYPITPQTGVVEKLSELVADGQLDSEFIKVDSEFNAASTCIGASAAGARAFSATSSQGLKLMSEPLFTAAGMRLPIVMAVANRSLSAPLSIWADHTDAFAERDGGMLQFHAEDVQEAIDHVLMGFRVAEQVNLPVLSNFDGFILTHVQEPADIPSEEEVSEFLPPRDPEFTLDPSDPKTMGAFARPEHWTETRYAIQEAMMESKDVWAQTVQEFKEVFGRDYTEYNGMLDTYHGDADYLLVALGSICGTIRGVIDEYRAEGVDVGLVRPRVHRPFPTEELREALGDAEAVGVLTKEMSPGYESALAGEIKGTLYHAENQPPIKSFVIGMAGRDVNAPEIGTMIEETMEASAPMTFEEQESWPQLREEILNGGDQ; encoded by the coding sequence ATGGCCAAAGCAGAACAGAACCCCTCTGACGAGCAGGAGGTCATGAAGGGTACCTCGGCCGTGGCGAAAGGTGTCATGGCCGCAGACCCCGACGTCGTCTCGGCGTACCCGATCACGCCCCAGACAGGGGTCGTCGAGAAGCTCTCGGAACTGGTTGCCGACGGCCAACTCGACAGCGAGTTCATCAAGGTCGACAGCGAATTCAACGCCGCTTCGACGTGTATTGGCGCGTCGGCCGCTGGCGCACGAGCCTTCTCGGCGACGTCCAGTCAGGGCCTGAAACTGATGAGCGAACCGCTGTTTACGGCGGCTGGCATGCGCCTGCCGATCGTGATGGCGGTCGCCAACCGGTCGCTGTCGGCCCCGCTGTCGATCTGGGCCGACCACACCGACGCCTTCGCCGAGCGGGACGGCGGCATGCTGCAGTTCCACGCCGAGGACGTCCAGGAAGCCATCGACCACGTGCTGATGGGCTTTCGGGTCGCCGAGCAGGTCAACCTGCCCGTCCTCTCGAACTTCGACGGGTTCATCCTGACCCACGTTCAGGAACCCGCGGACATCCCCAGCGAAGAGGAGGTCAGCGAGTTCCTGCCCCCGCGTGACCCCGAGTTCACCCTCGACCCGTCGGATCCGAAGACGATGGGTGCTTTCGCCCGGCCCGAACACTGGACGGAAACACGGTACGCGATCCAGGAAGCGATGATGGAGTCGAAAGACGTCTGGGCCCAGACCGTCCAGGAGTTCAAGGAGGTCTTTGGCCGGGACTACACCGAGTACAACGGGATGCTCGACACCTACCACGGCGATGCTGATTACCTGCTCGTGGCGCTGGGCTCGATCTGCGGGACGATCCGCGGTGTCATCGACGAGTACCGCGCCGAGGGTGTCGACGTCGGCCTCGTCCGACCACGCGTCCACCGCCCGTTCCCGACCGAAGAGCTGCGAGAGGCCTTGGGCGATGCCGAAGCCGTCGGCGTCCTGACCAAGGAGATGTCGCCCGGCTACGAGAGTGCGCTGGCCGGCGAGATCAAGGGCACGCTGTATCACGCCGAGAACCAGCCCCCGATCAAGAGCTTCGTCATCGGCATGGCTGGCCGAGACGTCAACGCCCCGGAGATCGGGACGATGATCGAGGAAACCATGGAAGCATCGGCCCCGATGACCTTCGAAGAGCAGGAATCGTGGCCCCAGCTGCGTGAGGAAATCCTCAACGGAGGCGATCAGTAA
- a CDS encoding thiamine pyrophosphate-dependent enzyme — MSSDLQDQDFTDEVEHGEELWNPGHRACAGCGPALAMKYITEAAGPNTIVTNATGCMEVVSTPFPESSWGTSYIHNIFENAASVAAGVEAAYQSFDRRDPDHLDVSDEDDLNIIAIGGDGATADIGFRALSGMMERGHDVTYIMYDNEAYMNTGVQRSSQTPLGASTTTSPAGTESIGNDTNKKDMASIAADHGVEYVATASISNPHDFKQKVEKALEIDGPKFLHVYSPCPVGWSYESSKTVELAELAVETGLFPVFEMENGEITNVNKISDRKPVREWLETQGRFKHLFEGEEGEETIEALQEWIDGRAEDLGLDA, encoded by the coding sequence ATGAGTTCAGACCTGCAAGATCAGGACTTCACCGACGAGGTGGAACACGGCGAGGAACTGTGGAACCCGGGCCATCGCGCCTGTGCCGGGTGTGGTCCCGCCCTGGCGATGAAATACATCACCGAGGCGGCCGGACCGAATACGATCGTCACGAACGCCACGGGGTGTATGGAGGTCGTCTCGACGCCGTTCCCCGAGAGTTCCTGGGGGACGAGCTACATCCACAACATCTTCGAAAACGCTGCCTCGGTGGCCGCCGGCGTCGAGGCCGCCTACCAGTCGTTCGACCGCCGGGATCCCGATCACCTCGATGTCAGCGACGAGGACGACCTCAACATCATCGCGATCGGTGGCGACGGTGCCACGGCCGACATTGGCTTCCGTGCCCTGTCTGGCATGATGGAACGTGGGCACGACGTCACCTACATCATGTACGACAACGAGGCGTACATGAACACGGGCGTCCAGCGCTCCAGTCAGACGCCACTGGGCGCGTCGACGACGACCTCGCCGGCGGGGACAGAGAGCATCGGGAACGACACCAACAAGAAGGACATGGCTTCGATCGCGGCCGACCACGGCGTCGAGTACGTCGCGACGGCCTCGATTTCGAACCCCCACGACTTCAAGCAGAAAGTCGAGAAGGCCCTTGAGATCGACGGGCCGAAGTTCCTGCACGTCTACTCGCCGTGTCCGGTCGGGTGGAGCTACGAGTCCTCGAAGACGGTCGAACTCGCCGAGCTAGCCGTCGAAACGGGGCTGTTCCCGGTCTTCGAGATGGAGAACGGCGAGATCACTAACGTCAACAAGATCAGCGACCGCAAGCCCGTCCGGGAGTGGCTCGAAACCCAGGGTCGCTTCAAGCACCTCTTCGAAGGCGAAGAGGGAGAGGAAACGATCGAAGCACTCCAAGAGTGGATCGACGGTCGGGCCGAAGACCTCGGTCTCGACGCCTGA